From Caldisericia bacterium, a single genomic window includes:
- a CDS encoding copper amine oxidase N-terminal domain-containing protein: DKQINLWVGKNKAQVNGKDILIDPNNPKVVPLIIKGRTMLPVRFVAENMGCRVDWYPPQVIITYPAD, translated from the coding sequence GATAAACAAATCAACCTCTGGGTAGGGAAAAATAAAGCACAGGTAAATGGAAAAGATATCTTAATTGATCCGAATAACCCTAAGGTAGTTCCACTTATAATAAAAGGAAGAACAATGCTTCCGGTAAGATTTGTTGCTGAAAATATGGGGTGTCGTGTTGATTGGTATCCACCACAAGTTATAATCACTTATCCTGCTGATTGA